DNA sequence from the Methanoculleus horonobensis genome:
TTTGATTTTTCGCTCAGGGAAAAGATTCATTACATTTTTCAAATGTGATTCTGTGTAAGTGGATTTTATGACATGGATTAATGTTGCTTTTTGAAACACGGTCGCTGCCGCGATACTATCCAACCCTTCAGAAAACAACAAAAGTTCTTCTCGATCTTCGTCAAAAAGTTTCGTTTGAATTTGCGTTTTGGGCTTCTGTGATGTCTCAAAAATAAAGTCCAAGAAAAAGTCCCGCCGATAGAGTGACCACAAGATTTTAACTAGTTGTTCTTCTTCGTCCTTCCAAAACGGGAGATCATATACGGGAATTTCAATCTGGTGTTGCTCGTCTTTCTCACAAACGTTTAGTCGATCAATGAAGTTGCAGTACATGATTACTCTGACAAAATCATCCAATCTTGCAGGCAACCTCTCTCGTATTGGAGCGTTCTTTTCTTCACCAAAGAAAAACCGATTTATATGCTCACTATTGATATTCAGTTTGTGTTTTTCGATTAGTGTTTTGTCAATTTTCATGATTGCCTCCCGATAATTTGGGTAATTATTTTCTTTACCTCTTCTTTGTGCGTGACAATCATTTGCGGATCCGAAAGACTTTGTTCAGAAATCTCTTTACCGATCTTTTTTACGGCTTCCTGCAATTCTTTTAGAATCACTTCCTTTATTGCCCTTCTTTCTTCGAATGCCCTTGACTTGAACTTTGGTGCAATTTCTTCAGAGTTCAGCGTTTTTGCTGCGTAATCAACTAAAATAACATATAAGACTTCTTCAAATTTTGTTTCAAACTTATTACTCATTCAAAAACGCCTCTTCAACACTATCAATACCCTGATCGATGACCATTCCCATGATCGTTTCCAGTTGCTCCTTGTACTGTGAAGGTATGTTTTCTGAGTCAACGATTAAATCCATAGCAGAATCAGTTAGATACTGGTGAATCACTCCTTTTGCGACATCCTTCATAATTTCAGACATTGCTGCGTCGGTACCCTCCCTTTCAGCTATTTCTGCATAATGAGCGACTTTTTGTAGAATGGCAATCAAAAGGATAGCAGCAACTGCGATTGCAAAGAAGGAACTTGCGGGGGCAAATACGCTCAATAGAATTTTTGCAGCGACTACCTGGCCAGCCTCAGTGGGAGTATCACTCACCGCGGTTTCAATTTGGCCGACCTGGCGTTTTGAATAATGAGCAACTCCAGGCCCTGTAGCGCTTAGACGTGATCTATTTTGACTACCCATCATCAATTACTCTTTAAGGGGGTGTTCGCGCAAGGACATATAAAGCTATACTTTTATACTCAAAACCAGTTGTAAACATATTTGGAGCATGCTTCGCACTAAAAAAGGCCTTCACCTACTTCTTCCAAATACGAAGATCTGAATCCAATGTCCCAATAGGTTACTTCCAGAGAAACCAAGGTCTACTTAGGACGGGCTAAGCCACTGTGGCCACCTCGCCCCGGGCATCGCCGATGAGTTAATAACCACCCGCCCATCATAGGGCGCTCCCGGGGTGAGCAGATCATGGAAGAAGCAGAGCAGATCAAGTCGGATATTCTCGTCGAGCGGGTCTTCGATGCTCCGCGGGAACTCGTCTGGAGGGCGTGGACAGAGCCGGGGTGTGTAAAGCGCTGGTGGGGGCCGAAGGGCTTCACCGCGCCGGCCATCGAGATCGATCTCCGCGTGGGAGGGAGATACCTGTATGGCATGCGGTCGCCCGAGGGCCAGGACTTCTGGAACACGGGCGTTTACCGCGAGATCGTCCCCGGGAAGCGGATCGTCGCCACCGACTCGTTCTCGGACGCGGAGGGCAACGTCGTCCCGGCCTCGGACTACGGGATGACCGGGGACTGGCCGCTGGAACTGGTGGCGACGGTGACGTTCAACGAGATCGAAGGCCGGACGGAGATGACCATACAGGAGCCCGACGTCCCAACGGGCGAGAACCGCGAGATGGCCGAGGCCGGGTGGAACGAGTCCTTCGACAAACTCGCCGACCTCCTGAAGGAACTCTCAAGGGGAGAGACCGGCGCCTGAAGACCCGGCATGGTTGACCTCCCGATCGTTCTCGTCCTCCTCGGTATCGCCGTCGCGGGGGTGGCGGTCACGGCACGTTACCGGGGGGATATGCGTGCCGTCCGGGAGCGTATCGAGAGCCTTGAGAGCCGGGTTGCCCGGACCGCCTGCGGACCGATCGGGTACGTCCGGGTGGGAGACGGCTACCCGGTGCTGGTCGTCCACGGCAACGCTGGCGGGTTCGACCAGGGGTTGATGCTCGCCGGGTGGACCATCGACCCGGGGTTTCAGGTCATCGCGCCCTCGAGGTTCGGCTACCCCGGCTCGCCCATGCCTCCGCGGGCGAGCGTCGCCATGCAGGCGGATGCCTTTGCCGTTCTGCTGGACGCCCTCGCTATCGAGCGGGCGGCCGTCGTAGGCTACTCGGCGGGATCGGCATCGGCGCTCCAGTTCGCCGTTTGCCACCCGGACCGCGTCTCGGCGCTCGTCCTCGTCGAGCCCGTCGCACCGGGGAAGGGGCCGGTCATGCCGAAACCCATATTCACCGTCTTCTTCAAGAGCGACTTCATCTACTGGGCAACGATCACCGGCTTCTGGCCGATCGTAGGCGGACCATGGGCCGGTGTGCCCCCGGGAAAGCGGCTTAGCCCGAAAGATAAGGCCGAAGTCAGGATGCTGCTCTCAAGTCTCCTTCCCGTAAGCGCCCGGGTCGACGGAAGTTCTTTTGACATCTACGTCTCAACCCCCGGACTGCTCAACGCCACGGAGAGCGATTATCCGTTCGGTAGCATCAGGACGCCGGCGCTGGTGATCAGCGCCGTGGACGATCCGCTGGCTCTCCACGAGAACGCCCGCGCCCTCGTGGAGAAGATCCCGAACGCCCGCCTCCAGGCCGTATCCGGCGGCGGCCATATCCTTCTCGGGCACCATGAAGAGGTCCGGCGGGGGATCGCGGAGTTCCTGCGGAGGACCGTGGCCTCGCCGCTGAACGAAAAGGGAAAGTGATCATGGCGGAGAATGTGAAACCTAGAGAATGCATGAGCGCCGGGCGGTCGCCCCCGGCGTTCTTCCTCCTGCTCTTCGTCCTCTCCGTCCCGTTCCTGCTCTTTTCCGGGACACCGCTCCCGGGGCCGGCAAACCTCCCCGTGAGCGCGCTCATGCTCGTCTGCCCGGGCTTGGCGGCCGCGATCCTGGTTTTTCGGGAGGAGGGAGGCGGCGGTGTCAGGAGGCTGGTCGGACGGGTCGCCGACTTTCGGAAGATCGGAGCCGCCTGGTACCTTCCGATCCTCTTCCTGATGCCCGCGATCATACTCATCTCCTACGGTGCCGCGCTCTTTTCCGGCCGGCCGCTCCCCGCCGACCCTTTCGTCCCGTATCTTCTGATCCCGGCCTTCGTGCTCCTCTTCTTCGTCGCCGGCGCATTCGAGGAGGTTGGCTGGACAGGATACGCCACCGACCCCCTGCAAGAGCGGTGGAGCGCTCTTTCCGCCGCACTCATCATCGGGACGGTCTGGGCGATCTGGCACTTCATCCCCTGGATCCTGCAGAACAGCCCGGTCTGGGCGGCGGGTCAGTCCCTCTCGACGGTCGCGCTCCGGGTCCTGATCGTCTGGCTCTACAACAACACCAGGGGAAGCGTCTTTGCGGCAAGCCTCTTTCACGGCATGGTGAACGTTAGTGAGTTCTCGTTCCCGAACTACGGCTCCCACTACGACCCGGTCGTAACCGGGGTGATCACGCTGGCGGTCGCGGTCGCTGTGGTGGCAGTATGGGGGCCGGCAACTCTCGCCTGCCGGTCCTGACAGCACGGGTGTACTACAACGGCAACAGACACCGCTTGTCCGTGCGACGGAACGAGCCGGGAGACGCGAGCGCGACGGGCATGGTGAATCCACCGGCAACCGGTTCAAAGCCCGCGCTTTCCGGAGCGACCGCTCCGGAGATATTCTGATCGATGATCCCACCCCGGGGAGATGGATCGAGCGGCGAAGATGTATTTGCTGTTTCACCCCGGCATGCGGGAGCTCGGAGATCTTCTCTGTCGTGAGCCGGACCGCAATGCCCACGCTATCGGAAACGTGATGAGCAGAATCCGTATCTTCCAACCGATTCCGCATCGGCATGGACTTTTTTCCGTCGACGTCCGGAGAAATATCATCGCGCCGGTTTCCAGGACTTCACACTGCCCTGACCGCTCCCGCTTGACCCAAGGAGATCGCAACAGGAGATCTTCAGGAAATTTCATCGCCCGGGTGCAGAAAAGCGATGAAACACAGAGCAGAGGAATCAAAAGAGGAGGTATTTATTGCATCGGCAAGATGCCCTGAGGCCGTAACCAGTCGATATCGACGAGAATGCACATTGAACTGTATTCCTCACGCGAAACATCCAGGCCCAGTAACGATTGATATAATTCCATTCTTGTGGCATCTTCAGCAAGTTCCGCTCTCCCGACGTCGTACGCCTCCTCGAAGTTGTAATCGCTTATCCATGTTGTTTCAAGCGCGTCAATCCCCGTTCCGGACACATCGGTGTCCCATGCGACATATGCGTGATTTGGGGTGATAATGATATACGGCCGCATACCTATCGCCTCGATTGCAGAGGCAAAGAGGACTGCACCGTCGATGCAGTTCGCGCTCCCTCTTGCTAGAGATTCATCCGGAGGGCTGACCCGCTGTGAATCGCCTATCCCGAATGCCACCGGCACACTCACGTAACTAAAATTGTAGTCGTATTTCAATGCGTTATAGATGGCTTTGATCTGAAGAGTCGTATAATTCCTCGTGTCGTTGTAGGTGGCTAGAGAGCCGGGACTTGAATACCCCGAAAAACTCCGCTCAAGTCCATAAAACGCATATCTCTCATCGACATCGCTCGTCGCTCGTTCTTTTGCCGTTGCCAATAACTCCGTTACCCCACTGGACTGAGGGGTGACGAATGCCGCGATGAGCCCATGATAG
Encoded proteins:
- a CDS encoding SRPBCC domain-containing protein, giving the protein MEEAEQIKSDILVERVFDAPRELVWRAWTEPGCVKRWWGPKGFTAPAIEIDLRVGGRYLYGMRSPEGQDFWNTGVYREIVPGKRIVATDSFSDAEGNVVPASDYGMTGDWPLELVATVTFNEIEGRTEMTIQEPDVPTGENREMAEAGWNESFDKLADLLKELSRGETGA
- a CDS encoding CPBP family intramembrane glutamic endopeptidase — protein: MAENVKPRECMSAGRSPPAFFLLLFVLSVPFLLFSGTPLPGPANLPVSALMLVCPGLAAAILVFREEGGGGVRRLVGRVADFRKIGAAWYLPILFLMPAIILISYGAALFSGRPLPADPFVPYLLIPAFVLLFFVAGAFEEVGWTGYATDPLQERWSALSAALIIGTVWAIWHFIPWILQNSPVWAAGQSLSTVALRVLIVWLYNNTRGSVFAASLFHGMVNVSEFSFPNYGSHYDPVVTGVITLAVAVAVVAVWGPATLACRS
- a CDS encoding alpha/beta fold hydrolase translates to MVDLPIVLVLLGIAVAGVAVTARYRGDMRAVRERIESLESRVARTACGPIGYVRVGDGYPVLVVHGNAGGFDQGLMLAGWTIDPGFQVIAPSRFGYPGSPMPPRASVAMQADAFAVLLDALAIERAAVVGYSAGSASALQFAVCHPDRVSALVLVEPVAPGKGPVMPKPIFTVFFKSDFIYWATITGFWPIVGGPWAGVPPGKRLSPKDKAEVRMLLSSLLPVSARVDGSSFDIYVSTPGLLNATESDYPFGSIRTPALVISAVDDPLALHENARALVEKIPNARLQAVSGGGHILLGHHEEVRRGIAEFLRRTVASPLNEKGK